In the Thermococcus sp. MAR1 genome, one interval contains:
- a CDS encoding M20/M25/M40 family metallo-hydrolase — MKTERAKEILLQLLKIPSPSGQEDRIMLHIMEFLHKLDYDVHIESDGQIIDLVVNPDAELFYEVHVDTIPIRAQPFVRGNIVYGTGASDIKGGAAAILLMLENLRREGKELNVGIVFVSDEEHGGRGSALFMERYKPKMAVVLEPTDLEVHIAHAGNIEAYFEVDGKEAHGACPESGLNAIEETYKMLEEMKKLEPFKAKGKYFDPHIGIQELICENPVYLIPALCKGRLEARLLPDQEVEDILDLLDPIFDEYTLKYEYTEIWDGYELEPDEEIVQLAKKAMEVTDIDEFGGMRSWTDAINFMYNGTRTIVFGPGNLDISHTKNEHIDVRDVVTASEFLKALNEIYGKGE, encoded by the coding sequence ATGAAGACCGAGAGAGCCAAGGAGATACTCCTTCAACTTTTGAAGATACCGTCTCCGTCTGGCCAGGAAGACAGAATCATGCTCCACATCATGGAGTTTTTGCATAAACTCGACTACGACGTTCACATCGAGAGCGACGGGCAGATAATAGACCTAGTGGTTAATCCAGATGCCGAGCTCTTCTACGAGGTTCACGTTGATACCATACCGATTAGAGCCCAGCCCTTCGTGAGGGGCAACATAGTCTACGGAACCGGTGCGAGCGACATCAAAGGCGGCGCCGCTGCTATACTCCTCATGCTTGAGAACCTCCGCAGAGAAGGGAAGGAGCTCAACGTCGGCATAGTCTTCGTCAGCGACGAGGAGCACGGCGGCAGGGGTTCTGCGCTCTTCATGGAGCGGTACAAGCCGAAGATGGCCGTTGTCCTTGAGCCCACGGATTTGGAGGTGCACATCGCCCACGCCGGCAACATCGAGGCCTACTTTGAGGTGGACGGCAAAGAAGCTCATGGCGCCTGTCCGGAGAGCGGCCTTAATGCTATAGAGGAGACCTACAAGATGCTGGAGGAGATGAAAAAACTTGAGCCGTTTAAGGCCAAGGGGAAATACTTCGACCCCCACATAGGCATACAGGAACTAATCTGCGAGAACCCGGTTTATCTAATCCCCGCTCTCTGCAAGGGCCGGCTTGAGGCGAGGCTTTTGCCCGACCAGGAAGTCGAGGACATACTCGACCTGCTCGACCCGATATTCGACGAGTATACTCTCAAATACGAGTACACCGAAATATGGGACGGCTACGAGCTTGAGCCGGACGAAGAGATAGTTCAGCTCGCCAAAAAGGCGATGGAAGTTACCGACATAGACGAGTTCGGCGGAATGAGGAGCTGGACCGATGCCATAAACTTCATGTACAACGGAACCAGAACCATAGTCTTCGGGCCGGGCAACCTCGACATATCGCACACGAAGAACGAGCACATCGACGTGAGGGACGTCGTTACTGCCAGCGAGTTTCTGAAGGCGCTGAACGAGATTTACGGGAAGGGCGAGTGA
- a CDS encoding cysteine protease: MNPRVAGSVILALLLVVSMVGYTGAFGKGGEGKLEYKVYSKEQVMSAVYKAYGNPELGFWVAKVVIRNTGDGALKNIKIRYSIDNYAPETARSYPVLVPGGTIVDLYYPILSSEVTKLTMPTPSNLRITVEYEANGERKTEEITRPIQILGIHDFVFSSLPPEESTGSFYDTFSNAPLIAAWVTTTDPVVREFADMGNRLAGGAGASLSDDEAIKSLSGIWALALMNGFSYKTEPNSYWTAKAAQHVMYPRDVIRDKSGTCLDLAIWFATLATTQGLKSYVVFIPGHAFPLIELPSGALIPVEATVINEGVSFQEAIQAGIQTWQEAMQGPYIIVDVAEMQSNGIVPPELPELPADVLTRWGISLQTGGTGGGVGGTSGGNEGNGGGAGETGGGTGNTGEWNTYHGNYFSFDYPASWDAPEDYGGYVYLLSPDTEFEFIVLYSQGASVEDMVRAFEDSVADAEMTIKERQETQASIAGITAYTVLYTIDTGYGDYSAVARYFTAGGVGFAVVYDFPAGKNEYNQLGEYMVSTFKLG; this comes from the coding sequence ATGAATCCGCGAGTTGCAGGTTCGGTTATACTCGCCCTCCTGCTCGTGGTTTCCATGGTCGGCTATACCGGAGCCTTCGGGAAGGGGGGAGAGGGAAAGCTGGAGTACAAGGTCTACTCGAAGGAGCAGGTAATGTCTGCAGTCTACAAGGCATACGGTAACCCGGAGCTCGGCTTCTGGGTGGCAAAGGTGGTAATAAGGAACACGGGCGACGGAGCGCTGAAAAACATAAAGATCAGGTACTCCATAGACAACTACGCCCCCGAAACTGCGAGAAGCTATCCCGTTCTCGTTCCCGGCGGGACGATAGTTGACCTCTACTACCCCATTCTATCAAGCGAGGTGACCAAGCTCACGATGCCAACGCCTTCAAACCTCAGGATAACCGTAGAGTACGAGGCGAACGGCGAAAGAAAAACCGAGGAGATAACCAGGCCGATTCAGATACTCGGAATCCACGACTTCGTGTTCTCTTCTCTTCCTCCAGAGGAGAGCACGGGCAGTTTCTACGACACCTTCAGCAACGCCCCGCTCATAGCGGCGTGGGTAACTACCACAGACCCCGTTGTGAGGGAATTTGCCGATATGGGAAACAGGCTGGCCGGGGGTGCGGGGGCAAGCTTGAGCGACGATGAGGCGATAAAAAGCCTCAGCGGAATATGGGCTTTGGCCCTTATGAACGGCTTTTCCTACAAAACGGAGCCGAACTCCTACTGGACTGCCAAAGCGGCCCAGCACGTTATGTATCCGAGGGACGTCATAAGGGACAAGAGCGGAACCTGTCTCGACCTGGCGATATGGTTCGCAACGCTTGCGACAACCCAGGGGCTGAAGAGCTACGTCGTCTTCATACCAGGGCATGCGTTTCCCCTCATCGAACTGCCGAGCGGAGCTTTGATTCCTGTTGAGGCCACGGTAATAAACGAGGGAGTTTCCTTCCAGGAGGCAATTCAAGCTGGAATCCAAACCTGGCAGGAAGCTATGCAGGGGCCGTACATCATAGTGGACGTGGCTGAGATGCAATCCAATGGAATAGTCCCGCCCGAGCTCCCGGAGCTTCCAGCGGACGTTCTTACCAGGTGGGGAATAAGCCTACAGACCGGCGGTACCGGTGGTGGAGTCGGAGGAACTAGCGGTGGAAATGAAGGCAACGGTGGAGGGGCTGGAGAAACGGGCGGAGGAACAGGGAACACGGGAGAGTGGAACACTTACCATGGGAACTACTTCTCCTTTGATTACCCGGCCAGCTGGGACGCTCCTGAAGACTATGGGGGCTACGTCTATCTGCTCAGCCCCGACACAGAATTCGAGTTCATCGTTCTATATTCGCAGGGGGCAAGCGTTGAGGACATGGTCAGGGCATTCGAGGACAGCGTGGCAGATGCCGAGATGACCATCAAGGAGAGACAGGAAACGCAGGCAAGCATAGCCGGGATAACAGCGTATACCGTCCTCTACACGATTGACACTGGCTACGGAGATTACTCGGCGGTTGCGAGGTACTTTACAGCGGGTGGAGTCGGCTTCGCCGTCGTTTACGACTTCCCAGCCGGCAAAAACGAGTACAACCAGCTGGGAGAATACATGGTAAGCACCTTTAAGCTGGGGTGA
- a CDS encoding NosD domain-containing protein has translation MRRLEAFVIGMLLVFSIMGTFYPVKGEQQCTPDNPCYITQCTMITQSGYYKLANDIVVNDVSQLIPVNFDNEGNNAGLSCIAIYSEGVIIDGNGRAVTLKIPMEERPPLALSAVYVEGFETFAMEEEIRNLVIDGWDVGVDTGVSGLRYTVEDIMNPSLEVVYSNHYVTFGILPGKKTNFLLYNNTIRNTIVGIAIAGPVVSDPGIVEGDFFGYLRDALPTFSGLVENTFEDNVISVHIYGVTAGGNVTVPFLIANNTVRRSYLGIYILTSVPAVREVGYFDKLPMAVGPTLVNNEIVNNTQGVTIVASKRVGFINNSVRNNRFGVVVLGEMNISRIILEAREHEGILGCDMDCLSDYWIGITSNVTISGNEITNNTWGIAISTAENLTISGNLIADNRDTYEEVPYTLPNGKEVEAYAIPSFPLHGIGLYLHNVSNSLIENNELFGNGIGPLTLEYFPFCESCEYIADMARNHAPLGYIGALIDIEGENNTIRENYIHDNAGIGIYLRSRDELEKNVLVNDYISTIGTDGYFTDFEVKETTVNGRPVLMVKNAKDVLINNAGQVFVVNSSNVRIEGLEFQNSRATPVIVSGSSDVEIMGINAKELESIAGIYVQDSSGVRITESSFNGNYYASIGVKGSKDVLIEGNRFSENFGIPVLASGVEGLDISNNEMSSSGGGIVALNIENGRITKNEISDAVMRKRLLGWSGEYYYDPVFGYYFYAVPVFERPYPWLPGINVGYSPIATIAVNGTGMEITSNEILENELAGIHVWNGKNVKITSNRVENNSRGGVILGLPVRTGKNIRVEKVIVRGNTFVNNGLSITGDYGSTFIDRLLIPEVPLVRNIRVEDNTVNGRPLVYLENEEGVEISNAGQVIAVNSTFTVKGLDVAFTDLPLLAIDSRVTIEDSSFQGRWGVAILRSNASIKNTRVEHGAEWVYYSYQDPVSEKIVNESTPLLSFGFHLVYSNATLLDVDVVSKVESNSSMTGIDVYAEPTRLYSPVSVKISGAKVENELTGIDVTAQDVEVLYSEVKNSNTAINVKAYGKATIKGNWISNATWGLCISPSKHEKVIIAENIIHNVEEAGINIGGKDDLSSFNVTGNEVRNSKYGLLVTVPYQGMGDGVISNNLFAENYYGLTLGARSIENVELHTNWLVNNTYGLTINAEKSEEVTVYNNYFDNYRDVYMSHTLGGVSFNTTVRPGRNIVGGPLIGGNYWERYHGTDENFDGIGDEPYQIAYGTYDYLPLIKFKPEPIGGEFPIIINEPGYYRLETDGENLSMEYAVLINASNVLLDGGNHTLSGKELALYGVKVESVENVTVVNLNLKGWLLAGIYAENTAKIRISGNTVTGNTAEGVDVRNSRGAEVSYNTIKDLTGDGVYLKDTVNSSISHNTLENAKGSGVELDTGSAGNLVWGNSISSSGVGIYLRPGSRSNVIFSNLVINNSLGVYVSNSKFNLIYNNYFDNARNVKVLGNVTNHWNVTKREGKNILGGNLLGGNYWSELKDCEDKNLDGFCDVPYVIDDNNVDYLPLTVSSDTKPPEVEIISPENTTYYQNVTEIKVRASDDHVVEKVMALVDGSTWITLEFDGEYYTAKITLGEGHHAIEVYAYDAAGNVNSTGVEFTVVVKTASSWQGTAQVSFVALTYIYYQWYHRTLEEFNVLYNSSAQNLDNETLARIKDLLVLAKKEYLWVEEHCPNLTAADVRAFIHMRKAYIYIKKALELLGAP, from the coding sequence ATGAGAAGGTTGGAGGCTTTTGTCATTGGAATGCTCCTTGTATTTAGCATTATGGGAACGTTTTACCCTGTGAAGGGAGAGCAACAGTGCACGCCCGATAACCCGTGCTACATAACCCAGTGCACCATGATAACCCAGAGTGGCTACTACAAACTCGCAAACGACATAGTCGTGAACGATGTCAGCCAGCTTATACCAGTCAACTTTGACAACGAGGGAAACAACGCGGGTTTATCCTGCATAGCCATCTACTCAGAAGGCGTAATAATAGACGGGAACGGGAGGGCGGTAACTCTAAAAATCCCCATGGAAGAAAGACCTCCCCTGGCCCTCTCGGCGGTCTATGTTGAAGGCTTCGAGACCTTCGCAATGGAAGAGGAGATAAGAAACCTCGTGATAGACGGCTGGGACGTAGGGGTGGACACGGGGGTAAGTGGACTCCGCTATACCGTTGAGGACATAATGAACCCAAGCCTGGAGGTGGTCTACTCCAACCACTACGTTACGTTCGGTATACTCCCCGGGAAGAAGACGAACTTCCTCCTGTACAACAACACCATAAGAAACACGATAGTTGGCATCGCAATAGCCGGGCCGGTTGTATCGGACCCAGGGATAGTGGAAGGGGACTTCTTCGGGTATTTAAGGGATGCCCTGCCAACCTTCTCAGGTCTCGTGGAGAACACCTTCGAGGACAACGTTATAAGTGTACATATCTATGGTGTAACAGCGGGAGGCAATGTTACGGTCCCGTTTCTCATAGCCAATAACACTGTGAGAAGGTCATACCTGGGCATCTATATATTAACTTCCGTTCCGGCAGTTAGGGAAGTGGGTTATTTCGATAAGCTCCCAATGGCAGTAGGACCAACGCTCGTAAACAACGAAATAGTGAACAACACGCAGGGAGTGACTATAGTAGCATCAAAGAGGGTCGGGTTCATAAACAACTCGGTGAGGAACAACAGGTTTGGAGTAGTTGTCCTCGGAGAGATGAACATATCTAGGATTATCCTCGAAGCCAGGGAACATGAGGGGATACTCGGGTGTGATATGGACTGTCTCTCTGACTACTGGATCGGCATTACCTCAAACGTAACAATTTCAGGAAACGAGATAACCAACAACACGTGGGGAATAGCAATATCAACGGCGGAGAACCTGACCATCTCGGGCAACTTAATAGCTGACAACAGGGATACCTATGAGGAAGTGCCCTACACCCTGCCAAACGGAAAGGAAGTAGAAGCCTATGCAATTCCCAGCTTCCCCCTCCACGGCATAGGGCTTTACCTCCACAACGTCTCCAACTCATTGATAGAGAACAACGAGCTCTTCGGGAACGGTATCGGACCACTCACTCTGGAGTATTTCCCCTTCTGCGAGTCCTGCGAGTATATAGCTGACATGGCCAGAAACCACGCCCCCCTCGGCTATATCGGGGCTTTAATAGACATCGAAGGTGAGAACAACACGATCAGGGAAAACTACATCCACGATAACGCTGGAATTGGTATCTACCTCCGCTCCAGGGATGAGCTAGAGAAAAACGTTCTCGTTAACGATTACATCTCCACGATTGGCACTGACGGCTACTTTACGGATTTTGAGGTAAAGGAAACGACCGTGAACGGAAGGCCTGTGCTGATGGTGAAGAATGCGAAAGACGTCCTCATAAACAATGCAGGCCAGGTGTTTGTGGTTAACTCAAGCAACGTTAGGATTGAGGGGCTGGAGTTTCAGAATTCCAGGGCAACGCCTGTTATTGTGTCAGGTTCCTCGGACGTTGAGATAATGGGAATAAATGCTAAAGAGCTTGAGAGCATCGCCGGAATCTACGTCCAGGATTCAAGTGGAGTCAGAATAACGGAGAGCAGCTTTAACGGGAACTATTACGCCTCTATTGGGGTTAAGGGTTCGAAGGATGTCCTAATTGAGGGCAACAGGTTCTCGGAGAACTTTGGGATTCCGGTGCTTGCCAGTGGGGTTGAGGGACTTGATATTAGTAACAACGAAATGTCCTCTTCAGGTGGAGGAATTGTTGCTCTCAACATCGAAAACGGCAGAATAACTAAGAACGAGATAAGCGATGCGGTAATGAGAAAAAGGCTCCTCGGATGGAGCGGCGAATACTATTACGACCCGGTCTTCGGTTACTACTTCTATGCAGTGCCAGTCTTTGAGCGTCCTTACCCCTGGCTCCCCGGGATAAACGTAGGATACTCGCCGATTGCTACGATAGCGGTCAACGGTACCGGGATGGAGATAACGAGCAACGAGATTCTCGAAAACGAGCTTGCAGGAATACACGTCTGGAACGGTAAAAATGTAAAAATTACCAGCAACAGGGTTGAAAACAACTCCCGTGGGGGAGTTATCCTTGGACTCCCCGTCAGGACGGGAAAGAACATCAGGGTTGAGAAGGTTATAGTCAGGGGGAACACCTTCGTCAACAACGGTCTCTCCATCACTGGGGATTACGGCTCAACCTTCATCGACAGACTTCTCATACCAGAGGTGCCGCTGGTGAGGAACATAAGGGTCGAGGACAACACCGTTAACGGCAGGCCTTTGGTTTACCTCGAAAACGAAGAGGGAGTGGAGATAAGCAACGCGGGTCAGGTAATAGCCGTTAACAGCACGTTCACCGTTAAAGGCCTTGACGTTGCCTTCACAGACCTGCCACTTTTGGCCATAGATTCAAGGGTCACCATCGAGGACTCAAGCTTTCAAGGACGCTGGGGAGTGGCAATCCTGAGGTCGAACGCATCAATCAAAAACACCCGCGTGGAGCACGGCGCGGAGTGGGTGTATTATTCCTACCAGGATCCCGTCTCAGAAAAAATCGTCAACGAGAGCACACCGCTATTGTCGTTTGGCTTCCATCTGGTGTACTCGAACGCGACTTTACTCGACGTCGATGTTGTCTCAAAGGTGGAGAGCAACTCCTCCATGACGGGTATAGACGTCTACGCAGAACCCACAAGGCTCTATTCGCCCGTCTCGGTGAAGATTTCGGGGGCAAAGGTGGAGAACGAGCTCACGGGAATTGACGTAACTGCTCAGGACGTTGAAGTTCTTTACTCAGAGGTCAAAAACTCTAACACCGCCATAAACGTCAAAGCCTACGGTAAAGCCACAATAAAGGGCAACTGGATAAGCAATGCCACCTGGGGACTGTGCATCTCGCCGAGCAAACACGAGAAGGTCATCATAGCGGAGAACATTATCCACAACGTTGAAGAGGCAGGGATAAACATTGGGGGCAAAGATGACCTCAGCAGCTTCAATGTAACGGGCAACGAGGTTAGAAATTCGAAGTACGGCCTCTTAGTGACGGTTCCCTACCAGGGCATGGGGGACGGGGTTATCTCGAACAACCTCTTTGCGGAGAACTACTACGGGCTGACTCTGGGAGCAAGGAGCATAGAGAATGTCGAACTTCACACCAACTGGCTGGTTAACAACACATACGGCCTGACGATAAACGCTGAGAAATCTGAAGAAGTGACGGTTTATAACAACTACTTTGACAACTACCGGGACGTTTACATGTCCCACACTCTGGGTGGCGTTTCCTTCAATACAACGGTAAGGCCGGGAAGAAACATCGTCGGGGGACCTTTAATAGGGGGCAACTACTGGGAGAGATACCACGGAACCGATGAGAACTTCGACGGAATAGGGGACGAGCCGTACCAAATAGCCTATGGCACCTACGACTATCTGCCCCTGATAAAGTTCAAACCAGAGCCTATAGGTGGAGAGTTCCCGATAATCATTAACGAGCCCGGCTATTACAGGCTTGAAACCGACGGGGAGAACCTCTCGATGGAATACGCGGTACTCATAAACGCGAGCAACGTCCTCCTCGATGGAGGAAACCACACGCTGAGCGGGAAAGAATTGGCGCTCTACGGGGTGAAGGTGGAGAGCGTAGAAAACGTCACGGTGGTGAACCTCAACCTGAAGGGCTGGCTTTTGGCGGGAATTTACGCGGAAAACACAGCCAAGATCAGGATTTCCGGAAACACCGTAACCGGGAACACCGCTGAGGGGGTAGACGTCAGAAACTCACGGGGAGCTGAAGTTTCATACAACACCATTAAAGACCTCACCGGGGACGGCGTTTACCTGAAGGACACCGTAAACTCCTCAATTTCGCACAACACCCTGGAGAACGCCAAGGGCTCAGGGGTGGAGCTCGACACTGGCTCGGCTGGAAACCTCGTGTGGGGGAACTCGATAAGTTCCAGCGGTGTTGGTATCTACCTGAGACCTGGAAGCAGAAGCAATGTAATCTTTTCAAACTTGGTTATCAACAACAGCCTTGGAGTCTACGTTAGCAACTCCAAGTTCAACTTGATCTACAACAACTACTTCGACAACGCAAGGAACGTTAAGGTTCTTGGCAACGTTACCAACCACTGGAACGTCACGAAAAGGGAAGGCAAGAACATCCTCGGTGGCAATTTACTCGGCGGAAACTACTGGAGCGAGCTTAAGGACTGCGAGGACAAGAACTTAGACGGCTTCTGCGACGTTCCCTACGTCATAGATGACAACAACGTTGACTATCTGCCCCTAACGGTGTCGTCTGATACGAAGCCGCCGGAAGTTGAGATAATCTCTCCGGAGAACACGACCTACTACCAGAACGTCACAGAAATCAAAGTTAGGGCAAGTGACGATCACGTGGTTGAAAAGGTCATGGCATTGGTTGACGGCTCAACGTGGATCACCCTAGAATTCGATGGCGAGTACTACACGGCAAAAATAACCCTGGGAGAGGGACATCACGCCATAGAAGTTTATGCGTATGATGCCGCTGGAAACGTCAACTCAACTGGGGTTGAGTTCACCGTGGTGGTCAAAACCGCCAGCAGTTGGCAGGGAACGGCTCAGGTGTCGTTCGTAGCTCTGACCTACATATACTACCAGTGGTACCACAGGACGCTTGAGGAATTCAACGTCCTGTACAACAGCTCTGCCCAGAACCTCGACAACGAGACCCTCGCAAGGATAAAAGACCTCCTTGTCCTCGCGAAGAAAGAGTACCTCTGGGTTGAAGAGCACTGTCCAAATCTAACTGCAGCGGACGTTAGGGCCTTCATACACATGCGAAAGGCGTATATATACATCAAAAAAGCCCTTGAGCTCCTTGGGGCTCCATAA
- a CDS encoding tetratricopeptide repeat protein, with amino-acid sequence MLLVNASSLIKLLSNETNLEILSVLRSGSFNPRELARILGRDETDVSRRLRAMERAGLVEGRWVRIRGKNVKVYSLKVDGIEIRFEPGEVLISTSKGDRYEVPLLESRHPLVDIFVGREKEIDLITSSEKSVIVIYGIAGIGKTALAAKLFSDAFWYQMSEGDSLDYFAWQVGLFLNSLGYDALLEYLRAGGREERDIFELLLDGVEKSSAKIVIDDLHKCRDERILHLLAFLSEKLDKGKLVVTSREKPNLGLNALYIRLSGLSLKEAYSLIKAKGINVSSEEFAEIYQVTFGHPLALTLFSEAYDVGKEFKRESFFDFILSEVYEKLRENERLLLQIMSLFDEPLEYDEIRALYDKRNVFSVLHSLLNKGLIERRGNLYFVHDLIRGFLSEVREVDEAKLYSKYIGFLLEKNNARDFLKAFKYAVKLKDDEIIKRLVELRLRKFKRIIQDFPDAYLNVLSTIKDNPYVKEELANIYFQKGFFEKALRLWLEIKDELEGIHKADVLSSLVDVYTELNKLDESKKYLKELEKMKESMNDAEVDFWYFVELTKLNFYLGKPEEALKSAFNELKVVRKLGAFPEFESLVLLHMGDIHVELERYRESLKYYSQALELARAYSLSFMEHLTLFELSKAYYLLGDYKKAVEHAAGAGDYFLRVRNYRRAVDALAYRCFSYIALGELERAQNDAREMIRIAQSTGYPLGWAGYIALAAVENLRGGNFKEYLNIGREKLKEYPRLYGAVLKELERVFEVSKILPQEG; translated from the coding sequence GTGTTGCTCGTGAACGCCTCCAGTCTAATTAAGTTACTGTCCAACGAGACCAACCTTGAGATACTCTCCGTCCTCAGATCCGGCTCATTTAATCCGCGAGAGCTTGCCCGAATACTGGGAAGGGATGAAACAGACGTCTCAAGGCGTTTAAGGGCGATGGAGAGAGCTGGTCTCGTCGAGGGCAGGTGGGTCCGGATTAGGGGGAAAAACGTCAAGGTATATTCCCTCAAGGTTGATGGAATTGAGATAAGGTTTGAGCCGGGGGAGGTACTCATCAGCACTTCAAAGGGAGACCGATACGAGGTTCCCCTATTGGAGAGCAGGCATCCCCTTGTTGATATATTCGTTGGGCGGGAAAAAGAAATTGACCTAATCACCTCCTCCGAGAAGAGCGTTATAGTAATCTACGGAATAGCTGGGATTGGAAAAACAGCCCTGGCGGCGAAGCTTTTTAGTGATGCATTCTGGTACCAGATGAGTGAAGGAGATAGTCTTGACTACTTTGCCTGGCAGGTTGGGCTGTTCCTTAACTCTCTCGGCTATGATGCCCTTCTCGAGTATTTAAGAGCCGGAGGGAGGGAAGAGAGGGACATCTTTGAGCTGCTCCTTGATGGGGTTGAGAAAAGCTCGGCAAAGATCGTTATTGATGACCTCCACAAATGCAGGGATGAGAGGATACTCCACCTGCTTGCATTCCTCTCCGAGAAGCTCGATAAGGGGAAGCTGGTGGTGACCTCAAGGGAGAAACCAAACCTTGGTTTGAATGCCCTCTACATACGTCTATCCGGCCTAAGCCTGAAGGAGGCGTATTCACTGATAAAAGCCAAAGGCATCAACGTAAGCTCTGAGGAGTTTGCTGAGATATACCAGGTAACGTTTGGTCACCCCCTCGCCCTGACTCTTTTTTCTGAAGCCTACGATGTGGGAAAGGAGTTCAAACGAGAGAGCTTCTTTGATTTTATCCTGAGCGAGGTTTATGAAAAGCTAAGGGAAAACGAGAGACTCTTGCTTCAGATCATGTCTCTTTTTGATGAACCCCTTGAATACGACGAAATAAGGGCACTCTACGATAAAAGAAACGTTTTTTCTGTCCTGCATTCCCTCCTGAACAAGGGGCTCATCGAGAGAAGGGGGAACCTTTATTTCGTCCACGACCTCATCAGGGGCTTTTTGAGTGAAGTTAGGGAGGTTGATGAGGCTAAACTTTACTCAAAGTACATAGGGTTTCTCCTGGAGAAGAACAACGCCAGGGACTTTTTGAAGGCCTTCAAGTACGCGGTAAAGCTCAAGGATGATGAGATCATCAAAAGGCTCGTTGAGCTGAGGTTGAGAAAATTCAAGCGGATCATCCAGGATTTCCCCGATGCCTATCTGAACGTCCTATCCACCATAAAAGACAACCCCTACGTTAAGGAGGAGCTCGCCAACATTTACTTCCAAAAGGGCTTCTTCGAGAAGGCCCTCAGACTGTGGCTTGAAATCAAGGACGAACTGGAAGGGATTCACAAAGCCGATGTGCTGAGCTCTTTGGTGGATGTTTACACAGAGCTCAACAAGCTTGATGAAAGCAAAAAATATCTCAAAGAGCTTGAAAAGATGAAAGAGAGCATGAACGACGCGGAGGTTGACTTCTGGTACTTTGTGGAGCTCACCAAGCTGAACTTCTACCTTGGAAAGCCTGAAGAGGCCCTCAAAAGTGCCTTCAATGAGCTGAAGGTCGTTAGAAAACTCGGAGCTTTTCCCGAGTTTGAAAGCCTCGTTCTCCTCCACATGGGGGACATACACGTTGAGCTGGAACGGTACAGGGAGAGCCTGAAGTACTACTCTCAAGCTTTAGAGCTCGCAAGGGCGTACAGCCTGTCCTTCATGGAGCATCTCACGCTCTTCGAGCTCTCCAAGGCATATTACCTCCTTGGGGACTATAAGAAGGCTGTTGAGCATGCCGCGGGGGCAGGAGACTATTTCTTAAGGGTTAGGAACTATCGGAGGGCCGTTGATGCTCTCGCTTACAGGTGTTTCTCATATATTGCCCTTGGAGAGCTCGAAAGGGCCCAAAACGATGCGAGGGAAATGATAAGAATCGCCCAGAGCACCGGCTATCCACTTGGGTGGGCAGGGTACATAGCTTTAGCTGCAGTTGAAAACCTCAGAGGTGGAAACTTCAAAGAATATCTCAACATCGGAAGGGAAAAACTAAAGGAATACCCAAGACTCTATGGGGCGGTTCTTAAAGAGCTCGAAAGGGTTTTTGAAGTCTCAAAGATACTTCCGCAGGAGGGTTAG
- a CDS encoding MBL fold metallo-hydrolase produces MRISSIEEFPRELVPVEIPPHTVMLRGIGWDSNVYLVKDGSEALIVDTGTGVNWHVYTEIWEREGYLNGVEKVTIFNTHEHFDHVGGNSVLKDWLEGKGIKVLFAAHEVTAKTLEKGDDYVILAYSYGRKFEPGKVDIHLKDGEILRIGSLGLELIHTPGHTAGSSCLYLNDEVKLMFTGDTVFKGTVGRTDLPTGNGWKLQESLERLRDYDVDFGLPGHGWVIKDWRKNIDEILGWL; encoded by the coding sequence GTGAGGATAAGCTCCATTGAGGAGTTTCCGCGGGAGCTGGTTCCGGTTGAGATTCCGCCACACACGGTCATGCTCCGGGGCATAGGCTGGGACTCCAACGTTTACCTCGTTAAGGACGGTAGCGAAGCGCTCATAGTCGATACAGGCACCGGCGTTAACTGGCACGTTTACACTGAAATCTGGGAGAGGGAAGGTTACCTCAACGGCGTTGAGAAGGTCACGATATTCAACACCCACGAACACTTCGACCACGTTGGTGGAAACTCCGTCCTGAAGGACTGGCTGGAGGGGAAGGGGATAAAAGTTCTCTTCGCGGCTCACGAGGTCACGGCAAAAACTCTGGAGAAGGGAGACGACTACGTGATTCTGGCCTATTCCTACGGGAGGAAGTTCGAGCCTGGAAAGGTTGATATCCATCTAAAAGATGGGGAGATCCTCAGGATAGGCTCACTGGGGCTGGAGCTGATCCACACGCCCGGCCACACCGCGGGAAGCTCGTGCCTTTACCTTAATGACGAGGTTAAGCTCATGTTCACAGGGGATACGGTATTCAAGGGGACCGTTGGCAGGACGGATTTGCCAACCGGAAACGGCTGGAAGCTCCAGGAGAGCCTCGAGAGGCTCAGGGATTACGATGTTGACTTCGGCCTTCCGGGGCACGGTTGGGTCATAAAGGACTGGAGAAAGAACATCGACGAAATCCTGGGGTGGCTCTAA
- a CDS encoding DUF504 domain-containing protein, with the protein MRKGSVKEVLAKIKYDPRENESDYYIVIEHRGAYGDVKKIPVEMIELGHGYFFVGEAQIPYHRILKVVRKDGKVIWETRKL; encoded by the coding sequence ATGCGGAAGGGCTCTGTGAAGGAGGTTCTGGCAAAGATAAAGTATGACCCGCGGGAGAATGAGAGCGACTACTACATAGTCATCGAGCACCGCGGAGCTTATGGCGATGTCAAGAAAATCCCCGTCGAAATGATAGAGCTCGGGCACGGCTATTTCTTTGTCGGGGAGGCTCAGATACCGTACCATCGGATTTTGAAGGTCGTTAGAAAGGATGGGAAGGTAATATGGGAGACAAGAAAGCTCTAA